In Sciurus carolinensis chromosome 16, mSciCar1.2, whole genome shotgun sequence, the genomic window TGGGGGTAAAAAAGGACTGCCGCAAAAGCTACAGTGATAAGCCCAGACCTCAGCTCCAGTACAAGGGACGCTGTCCAAGGTCTTGTCCCCGCCCTCCATGTACCCAGACCAGagagggactctggaggctggcCGTGTAAGGAAGGAGAATGGAtaaggaaagacaagaaaaaaaaaaaaaaaaaaaaaaaaaaaaaaaaaagaatgggaccTGGAAGATGGAAGGACAGAGGTGATGGGGCCAAGGAGCGGAGCCGGGAAGGGGAGAACGGAGAATTGGGAGTGCTGAGGAACCGGGCCGGAGCCGGGGTCGAAGGGGCCCTTACTTTGCTCTTCACCTCGACGATGCTGTCAGGACTGCGCGCCGGAGTCCTCTGCGGCCTGGCCATTGCGGGGCCGGGCGGACCAGGGACTGTGCCCCAAGCAGCCCGCGGAGGCGCAGGTGCACAGCCAGGCTGGCCCGCCCGCGCCACCCCGCCCCTGACTGTAGCACTCGCCCCGCCCTCCCATCCAGACCATGACGTCAAGGGGGCAGCGACACAGAGGAACGCGGAGTCCACGTTTCCTAGGAAACGGAGATGTGGGTGGAGAAGATTCCTTCTCTGGTCTTACGTCATTACGTTATGGTTCGCACATCCGGAAGAGTCTGAGAAGACGGACTTGGCCAATCCGAGGGGAGAAAGAGGGAAGTGACATTTATTGAGCGCTGTGTACTGTTATTTCCATTGGCCTTACAAGACTAAGCATTTTgtatatgaggaaactgagtcataaTAAACTTTTGCTAAACTCCTCGGGGTCACCCGGCGAAGTGGCTTCGAGCCGACTCACTCGAGCCACACCCTCCCGTCTCAGCAGTTTGCGGCCCCGGATCACTCTCCCTCCGGGCCAGCCTTTGGCCCTTTCCTTCCCACGGTTATCTTGAGGAACGGCCTTGAGCCAGGTTATTCCTCAGAGAGATGTCCCGGTAAGAATAATCGGGCCAGGATGCAGCCCAACCAGGAATCTGCACGCAACTTTCCGAAGAACAGGGTGCCCTACTGCTCACGCGCGGCGCACACTGGGCGGGGCCTCGGTCCTAGGACCCGCCcaacctcttcctcttcctacgAGAGGCTGGGCCACGGCGTCAGCGGGAAACCCCGGCCAGCCGCGTTCTGCTAGGTGCTGCTGCAGGAATGGCGGGCTTGGGGAACCTGGTCCTGCGGCCCTGGATTCGAGAACTGATCCTAGGGTCAGAAACACTCTCAAGTCCACGAGCCGGGCAACTGCTCAAGGTGAGCCCCTAGTCATGGCCCAAAGACCGGGAGGGATCCGAGGTATTGGGATTGACGCGGGTCGCCGCCGTCAGGTATTGCAGGACTCGGAGACCCCGGGCCCATCCCACGCCCCTGTTGCCCCTGACGCCGGGGCTATGCTGCTTGTATCAGACGGGACCCACAGTGTCCGGTGCCTGGTGACGCGCGAGGCCCTGGACACCTCGGACTGGTGAGAAACACATCGGGCTCGGGAGGTCTGAGCCCGAGGTGGGTGGATCCTCCAGCGGAGAGGGCGAAGCTCGAGCCCCAGGCGGGTGAGGCTTGTGTTTCTACGGGCTGGTCTTTGAGGGTCGCGCTCGCCTCAGGGAGGAGAAAGAGTTCGGATTCTGTGGAGCAGAGGGCCGGCTACTGTTGCTGCAGGTCTGCGGGGTCCGCATACAGGTCGCCGAGGGCAGCTCGGTGAGTGGCGAGGTCAGCTTGGGAGAATTACTGGGCCTGGCTTCTCGTAACAACTCCTAAGCCTGAAACTCCCACCCTCAACTCACTCCCTTCAGCCAGCAGAGTTCTACCTCCAAGTGGACCGCTTCAGCTTGCTGCCCACTGAGCAGCCTCGGCTACAGGTGACTGGTTGGTAAGTGATGCCTCCAAGGGTTGGTGGTGTAGCTTAGTAACAGAGCACTTACCATATGTAAGAGCCCGACAGTCTCcagccctcaaaaaaaaaaaaaaaaaaaaaaatgtaatgccTCCACCTGCTTGCTTTCTTACCCAGGCCTCACTGGCATTGGCATAGGCTGTTGGTTGGGAGGGCTTGGGCCCCCAGTAACACTGACACTACTTATTACCCTCTTTCCCCCAGCAACCAGGACTTGGATGTGCAGAAAAAGCTATATGACTGCCTTGAGTGAGTGTGGGGTTGTGCTCTGGGGCCAAGTGTGGTTGGGTCAGGGGATGGCAGATCTAGATTTTTCCTGAGGTGTGTCTACTCTCTTTCTATAGGGACCACCTTTCAGAGTCCACCTCTTCCAATGCAGGTACTGGTAGGGATTGTCCAGTGACCCTAAGTAACTCCCTATGGAGTTACCTTTCCTGCCATCACATTGTGCTTCCTCAGTAAGTACCTCTACCACCTtacatttccttctctttgatcACTTGGTTCCCTGTCCTCAGGCCTAACGCTGTCCCAGCTTCTGGATGAAGTGCAGGAGGACCAGCAGCATCGGGGGGCACTAGTGCACCTGGCTGAGAGCTGCCTGATGCTGGCAGGCCCTTGCACAGCACCCCCACTCACCCACTGGGCTGCCTCACGTTGCAGGGCCACGGTCAGTTTCAGGCTTCCTCTGGGAGCTGTCAGGGTGAGGAATTGGGCAAAGACCAGGCTGAGAATTCACATCCCACAGGAAGAAGCTGTGTACACTGTCCCCAGCTTATTGCTGCACATTTCTGAGAATGACCAGCAAATTCTGAGCTCTCTGGGCTCAAGTCAGAGGGCACAAGGTAAGGAGAACTGGAGAGGTCAAAAGAGGAATCtctggaacccagggcccacaGTGCTGATGTACATCCTCAGAACCCCCAGGCTGGTTGTGAGTTGTCCCTATCAAAACTGACTCTGCAGGACCCATCTTTGACCCTGATCTCTTGTCCTTCCTCACCCAGTTCCTCAGGGGAGATGGTGCTCAGGCCACAAGCACTCACTGCTGTCAGTCAGGTCCCCAGACTGCACAGGATACTGTAAAACAGTTTGCAGCAGTGGCAGGGATGACCACAAAACCCTGCAGGCCTGCCTGAGCTCTTGGGCCACTCTGCTGGTCTGAGAGGACTATATCCATAGTGAGTCCCCTCCTCCCCAGGAACCCCTGCCTTAACCTGCCACATGCCATTGGAGGAAAGCAGTGCCAGCGTCAGCCTTCTGCCTGCCCTGCCTTTGGTTACCCCAGACCTGGTACAGAAGCACAGCTCCCAGTCCCTACCAGCCATCTGCTCAGCCTCTGGATCTCTGCCCTCCAGCTCCCCACACCCCAGTCATACATCCAATTCCCCACTCATGAGCTGTACTCCCAGTCTCTCGCCCCTTGACCGTGACCCCAGTCCATACCAGGCCCGTGTGACCAGGGCCCAGAAAATTAGCCTGGAGTTCAGAGAGAACCAGCAGTCTTTTCCATGGACTGGAGCCAAGGGATCCCAGGAGCCCTGCCCTGTCTGGGTGAGCATTGCTCCTCTAATGGGAGAGTAGAATGGGGAGGGCCTTGAATAGAGCTGGGAGTGGGGTGAGGGTAGTCTTGGATGGAGCCAGACACCACACCCCTTTCAGGACCCCCCAAAGAGGCATCGTGATGGTTCCACCTTCCAATATGAGTATGAGCTACCCTGTACCTCCCTCTGTGCCCAGGTCCATGCTGCCAGGTGAGTGCCTGGGGCTGCccttactgtttttgttttcagatttttttccacatttacttactctgttgtttgtttatttactttttctgttttactgtgctggggatggaacccagggcatcacacttGGGAGGCAAATGGTCTACCCCTAGGCTATATCCCTAGCCTTGCCCCTACTCTGATGGTCACCAGTCCCAGGCAACCTTGACCTGTAGCCATGGTCTCTTCCCAGGCTCCCTCCCCAGCTTGTGGCATGGGCCTTGCACTTTTTGATGGAATCACAGCCAGAGTCTGAGCTAACTCAAGTGTGAGGGGTCATACAGGCACATCAGAAGATATGCACATACAGGTCTGTGCCCAGGTGTGGACAAACTTCTACGCTCTGCTTCCTTcaagttttttaataaaataatctcaTGCGGCAAGAGAAGAGAGGATCAGGGGTTGGGGCCGCCGCCTCTTTGGTCTGTGGCTGGGGAGGGTGGGCTCCTCTTCGGGCTGGAGGGCTCTGTGGGCTGTGGGGGCAGAGGCTCGGTTCCAAGGCCAGATCCTGCAAGGGTtgagtggaagaaagaaagggtCAGGGCTGGGCTAAGTGGTCCTGCCACCCTCCCAACTAGCCCTGGCTCCTTCTTACCTAGGCTTGGGGATGGGGGGTGCCTCGAGTTTTGGCCTGCGCTTGAGGACAGGGGAGCGCTGAAGCCTCAGAGGCCGTTCTGAGGGACACAGAAAGGTTAGCTGACTGCATTCCTAGCCATTTTTTCCCACCTCCAATCCATGCAAGAGTGCATACACACTCTAAAAAAGCTACTGCCTTCAGTTTCCCTGTACCCTGTGTCCTCCCACCCCTGGCAGAGGTTGTTCTTTtggaggcagagccaggattagTAGGAAGGCTTGTCAAACCCTTGTACCTAGCCTTCTGGCTCTCTGATTTCTCCAAGGACCAGAGTCACAAAGGAAACCCAGGAGCCAAGCCTCCCCAGTCTCCTGCACTCAAGCACACGTGGAGGTGTGTCCCTCACCAGCAGGGGCCTGGAGCTGGTCCTCATGCACAGACACTGCTCGTCGCCCTGCCGAGAGAGGCCGCGGCCTCAGCTGGCCATCTGGGGGAGGCCGGGGTATCAGGGTATGCTCCCAACAGTTACTCCCACTCCAGCCCTTGCCTCCCATCTTCAACTCCCTAGGCCCTGGCCCAGGTTTGGGGGTAGTTTGCCTGCATACCTTCATTCCTGGGGCCCAAGCAAGGGTCCTCTGGAAGGCCCAGGCTATCTGGGGAGGGGCTGGCTCTGCAGGGGCTTGGGCTGGGACAAGGGGAGGGGGGTCCTGGACCATCCTGTTGGCCCCAACCACGGCCTCTGAGCTCTGCATTCAATTGCTGTCCCAATGTCTTCCAGGTGGCACACTCAGGCCCCTGACTCCCTGGGCCAGGTCTGCATGAGGGGTCTGTAGAGAGAAGGGTGTCAACCAAGACCCAGGCCAGGCTTGAACAATGATCTGACCCCCTCTCTTAACTGTCCCTGCACCTCCCGGAACTCACCAGCAGAGACAGAGTGGGTACGAGACTTGATGGAGATGGGAGGGGTCTCCGTGGAACTGTCCATAATGTCACCTGCAAGTTGGGGCTAGGAGCTTAGGCACCAGACAGTAGGGGCAAGGGAAAGAATAACTCTggtctcttcccctcccccaggagAACAACTGAGGTGAGGACtatcttttttggtactagggatagaacccagggtgcttaaccactgagcaatatccccagccctttgtatttttttattttaagaaagggcccaagtagctgaggctggttttgaatttgtgatcctcctgcctcaatcttccaagccactgggattacaggaatgtgacCGTGCCTGGTTAGATGGGGACTATTTCTAAGGacacctccctccttccccttaaTATACCAGCTTACCCCAGGTTCCCACTTACCATCTGAGCCAGCTTTCTTGATCTCACCATCTTTGCTCTGTAGGAAACAAGACAGtcaaaccccagccctgcccctctcACCCTAGCCTtatccatttgttcattcttGTTCTTATCACCCAGGCACAGAATGCCTGTCATGGGCTGAGCAAGTACATGGCAAACTCAATCCCAGCCCCCTGAGAACTCACAGTCTGGGATGACAGATAGTTGGCACACTGAAATATGCATGCACATAGACACATAATGTTATTT contains:
- the Acd gene encoding adrenocortical dysplasia protein homolog, translating into MAGLGNLVLRPWIRELILGSETLSSPRAGQLLKVLQDSETPGPSHAPVAPDAGAMLLVSDGTHSVRCLVTREALDTSDWEEKEFGFCGAEGRLLLLQVCGVRIQVAEGSSPAEFYLQVDRFSLLPTEQPRLQVTGCNQDLDVQKKLYDCLEDHLSESTSSNAGLTLSQLLDEVQEDQQHRGALVHLAESCLMLAGPCTAPPLTHWAASRCRATEEAVYTVPSLLLHISENDQQILSSLGSSQRAQGKENWRGQKRNLWNPGPTVLMYILRTPRLVVIPSSPGTPALTCHMPLEESSASVSLLPALPLVTPDLVQKHSSQSLPAICSASGSLPSSSPHPSHTSNSPLMSCTPSLSPLDRDPSPYQARVTRAQKISLEFRENQQSFPWTGAKGSQEPCPVWDPPKRHRDGSTFQYEYELPCTSLCAQVHAARLPPQLVAWALHFLMESQPESELTQV